From a region of the Odontesthes bonariensis isolate fOdoBon6 chromosome 2, fOdoBon6.hap1, whole genome shotgun sequence genome:
- the yipf4 gene encoding protein YIPF4 — translation MQFSPTNGDFTFVSSSEAEELSGTISTPDVKLNMGSDGGKDPYATTFLRQRGYGWLLEVEEDDNEENKPLLEELDIDLKDIYYKIRCVLMPMPSLGYNRQVVRDNPDFWGPLAVVLLFSMISIYGQFRVVSWIITIWIFGSLTVFLLARVLGGEVSYGQVLGVIGYSLLPLIVIAPLLLVIGGFEVVSTLIKLFGVFWAAYSAASLLVGDEFKTKKPLLIYPILLLYIYFLSLYTGV, via the exons ATGCAGTTCTCTCCCACCAACGGAGATTTCACATTCGTCTCTTCCTCAGAAGCTGAAG AACTCAGCGGCACCATCAGCACCCCAGATGTTAAGCTGAACATGGGCAGTGACGGTGGTAAAGACCCGTATGCCACCACCTTCCTGAGGCAACGAGGCTACGGTTGGCtgctggaggtggaggaggacgaCAATGAAGAGAACAAACCTCTTCT GGAAGAGCTGGACATTGACCTGAAGGACATCTATTACAAGATTCGGTGCGTGTTGATGCCAATGCCGTCTCTGGGTTACAACCGGCAGGTTGTCCGAGATAATCCCGACTTCTGGGGCCCTCTGGCTGTGGTTCTTCTTTTCTCCATGATCTCAATCTATGGACAGTTCAGG GTTGTGTCCTGGATCATCACCATCTGGATATTTGGATCACTCACTGTCTTCCTGCTGGCTCGTGTTCTTGGTGGTGAG GTTTCTTATGGCCAGGTTCTTGGAGTGATTGGGTATTCCCTTCTGCCGCTCATCGTCATAGCCCCTCTGCTCCTAGTGATCGGAGGATTTGAGGTGGTTTCTACACTAATCAAA CTGTTCGGAGTGTTCTGGGCTGCGTACAGCGCTGCTTCACTACTCGTTGGAGATGAATTCAAAACAAAGAAGCCCCTTCTCATATATCCCATTTTACTTTTGTATATCTACTTCCTGTCACTATATACTGGTGTGTGA